AGACCCGGAAGCTTTTGTGATTATTAGTAATACACGTGAGGTATTGGGTGAAGGGTTCAAAAGGGAAGGCTAGCATGATATGGTCTTCTGGACGCTTGCTCTTAACTGAATCAATGCAGAAGAGCCCACTGATGTAGTGGGCTTTTCTCTTTTCAGAACAGCTTTATCAAGCCTTTTTTGGTAACAGATCAAGCCAATCTGCTGCTTGTCCTTGATTAAAATATGAGGTCGGTACTCCTTTTACTCCGGTTTTGACCATAAATAAACCGCCTGCTAGTGGTTGATCGGTATTATCGCCATCTTGAGCAGTTGTGATATACAACTCATCCAGATGTTCACCGCCAAAAGCACATGAAGTCACACAATTGACTGGAAGTGAAACCTCAGCAATTACTTCTCCCTGAGCAGAATGGATACGAGAAACGCGTTTACCGCCCCAACGCGCGATCCACAACATGCCCTCTGCATCGATGGTCATGCCATCTGGATATCCTTCACTTTCATCCAATCTAGCTATCACTTGCTTATTCTTAATGGTTCCCTGTGTCACATCGTAATCGAAGGAGACCACTTCCAAGGTCGGAGTATCGATATAATACATGGTACGATGATCTGAGCTCCAGGCTAAGCCATTAGATGTGGAAGCTTTATCGATCAGTAAGAAGACGCTTCCCTTTGTGGTCAGACTATACAACGCTCCTTGCGCGCGTTCGCCATTTAAACTCATAGTTCCTGCCAAAAAACGTCCGGCAGGATCACATTTACCATCATTAAATCGATTGCCTGTTCTACCTTCCTCAGGATCATGGATCAATACTTTCATTCCGGTCTCTATATCCAGACAATATAGACCGCTGATCATGGCCACGATTACTTTATTTTTAAGATAAGGTACAACTGCACTAATATGTTCGCCCACATCTATGGTACGATCTGTGCCTGTAGATGGATCGTAAATGTGTAATTGAAAACCCTCAATATCGACCCAAAATAAACGTTGCGACTGATGATCCCAACTGGGACCCTCGCCTAACTTGGCTTTAGCATCTATCACTAAATTCGCTGTATATGTTTTGATGTGTAGCACCCCTAACGTATAGGTTTATTTTCGTACATACTCACTCTTTATACCCTATTCAATGTCCAACGAATACATAAGTGCAGCAAATGTATAAACCGGATGAATACCAATATACAACATAATATATAAAGGGAACGCTCCTTTTCTTATGCAAAATAGAAGACTAGATTCGCAAGGGGGTCTGTCTTTTTTGTTTTCCTTAATTTTAGCCTGTACAGCTTGGCGGCCAAAAGAATGGGCAAGGGTGCATATTTTAAATTTGGAGGAATAACATGACATGAGGTGTTGTATTTATATGAATAGAGTCGTATAATAATACATATTTCATAGGGACGGAATGGAGGAAGGTCTGTGAGCAGCAAGCTAAAGGTAGCAATTGTCGGTTCCACTGGATATGGCGGAGTGGAGCTGATTCGATTTTTGGTTCATCATCCGCAGGTGGAGATTGTATCTGTTATTTCTTCATCCAGCGCGGGTGTCCCGATTAGTGATGGGTTTCCACATCTGACGGATATTGTGGTACAGGATTTGGACGGTGTCGATATCCATGAAATTGCTGCCAAGGCTGATCTGGTTTTCACAGCTACGCCATCAGGCGTTAGCACCAAATTAGTGCCACAGCTTCTGGATGTCGGACTGAAGGTGATTGACCTTTCCGGGGACTTTAGGCTCCGAAGCGGGGAAGCGTATGAAGCATGGTACAAAAAGCCTGCGGCTTCACCCGAGTATCTCAAGCAAGCCGTTTACGGACTCAGCGAGGTGTATGCAGAAAAGCTTGCTGGTGTTTCTTTTATTTCGAATCCAGGCTGCTATCCCACGGCGACACTATTGGGAATTATTCCTGCCTTAAAGGCAGATTGGATTGACCATCGGTCACTGATTGTGGATGCTAAATCCGGGGTATCCGGCTCCGGTCGGGGAACAAGTCTTGTTTCACATTATGCGGAGATGAATGAGAATTTTAAGGCTTATAAGGTGAATAAGCACCAACATATCCCTGAGATCGAACAGGTATTGGGTGATGTTGTGGGCGAGGACGTTACAATTACGTTTACGACACAGCTGGTGCCTATGACGCGAGGAATCATGAGCACAATTTATGTCACGTTGAAAGGTGATCATACGGATCAGGATCTTATCGGGTTATACCGGGATTATTATAAAGGCCATCCTTTTGTCCGCGTACGTGGCGAAGGTATATGGCCGGCAACAAAAGAAGTATTTGGTTCAAACTACTGCGACATCGGTTTTGCAGCAGATGCCCGTACTGGGCGTCTTACGATTATTTCTGTCATTGATAATGTTGTGAAGGGTGCCGCTGGGCAGGCGATTCAGAATTTAAATTTGATGATGGGATGGGAGGAGAACCTCGGACTGGGCTTCATACCGGTATATCCGTAAGTAGCACGTAAACGCAACAGGTACAGGAGAACGACAGCGGGCAGGTTTGAGAACGCAAGCGTCCGGCTGCCATTCATTCCTTATAATGCGGGCGAGGGCACATAATTATGGGCAAATTAGGATTTACAGTAGTACATGGGGGCAACATCGTAACTCCGCGTGGCTTTACAGCCGGGGGATTGCACTGTGGATTGAAAAATACGAACCGCAACGATATCGGCGCGATTCGCTGTGAGGTAGAGGCGACAGCTGCTGCGGTGTATACCACTAATGTGTTTCAGGCTGCACCGCTGAAGGTGACTCGCGAGAGCCTGACAAACGGTCGATTGCAGGCGATAGTAGTGAACAGCGGGAACGCCAATGCCTGTACAGGACAGCAAGGGGAGCAGGACGCTTACGCTATGCGTTCGGCCGCTGCTCGTGAACTGGGTGTGGCAGAGAGCAATGTAGCTGTTGCTTCGACGGGTGTAATTGGCGAGCATCTGAAAATGGATTGT
This window of the Paenibacillus polymyxa genome carries:
- a CDS encoding SMP-30/gluconolactonase/LRE family protein — translated: MIDAKAKLGEGPSWDHQSQRLFWVDIEGFQLHIYDPSTGTDRTIDVGEHISAVVPYLKNKVIVAMISGLYCLDIETGMKVLIHDPEEGRTGNRFNDGKCDPAGRFLAGTMSLNGERAQGALYSLTTKGSVFLLIDKASTSNGLAWSSDHRTMYYIDTPTLEVVSFDYDVTQGTIKNKQVIARLDESEGYPDGMTIDAEGMLWIARWGGKRVSRIHSAQGEVIAEVSLPVNCVTSCAFGGEHLDELYITTAQDGDNTDQPLAGGLFMVKTGVKGVPTSYFNQGQAADWLDLLPKKA
- the argC gene encoding N-acetyl-gamma-glutamyl-phosphate reductase — encoded protein: MSSKLKVAIVGSTGYGGVELIRFLVHHPQVEIVSVISSSSAGVPISDGFPHLTDIVVQDLDGVDIHEIAAKADLVFTATPSGVSTKLVPQLLDVGLKVIDLSGDFRLRSGEAYEAWYKKPAASPEYLKQAVYGLSEVYAEKLAGVSFISNPGCYPTATLLGIIPALKADWIDHRSLIVDAKSGVSGSGRGTSLVSHYAEMNENFKAYKVNKHQHIPEIEQVLGDVVGEDVTITFTTQLVPMTRGIMSTIYVTLKGDHTDQDLIGLYRDYYKGHPFVRVRGEGIWPATKEVFGSNYCDIGFAADARTGRLTIISVIDNVVKGAAGQAIQNLNLMMGWEENLGLGFIPVYP